The Microcoleus sp. AS-A8 genome contains a region encoding:
- a CDS encoding DNA topoisomerase 4 subunit A, with protein sequence MAKQLNLLATGQVIPTALHAEMQRSYLEYAMSVIVGRALPDVRDGLKPVHRRILYAMHELGLTPDRPYRKCARVVGDVLGKYHPHGDQAVYDALVRLVQDFSSRYPLLAGHGNFGSVDNDPPAAMRYTETRLSSLGNEALLSEIGEATVDFIPNFDSSQQEPVVLPAQLPVLLLNGCSGIAVGMATNIPPHNLGEVVDGLIALIDHPNLSDEKLWELIPGPDFPTGGEIVESGGIREAYSIGRGSIPVRGIVQLEEIAAGRGRRQQRRTAIVVTELPYQVNKAGWIEKVAELVNHGRMEGIADLRDESDRSGMRVVIELKRDTNAHHVLKQLYQQTALQTTFGAIMLALVDRQPRQLNLRELLEEFLQFREQTLTRQYTYELEENETRLHLVDGLIICLQALDAVIDILRSAPDGTTAKTSLQNQLNISEAQADAILSMPMRRLTGLERQKLQTEFAELTARIEQLRRLLSDRNELLKTLKKDLRSLKRKYADPRRTKIITQDVKAKVQDVTPQLSPAKSKKSEVKNQTSPDKSPASEPGNQEKGNRRKQKNSNPPTLPLPELVVEEEETVLEFTHHGCVLRQRPSTASKSSQSMKRGNDFVVESLTTVTQAELVVITSGGKAYPIKVRDIPPAAGLQAGTPLVKLLPDAVQSETVVAHYILPDDPGTLSLILLTQQGRIKRLPASELMNLTARGTTPIKLKDDDQLQYVSLAQPGEQLALATSNGRILRFEVNDAQLPLMGRSAQGNQALRLQRRERLVGCVTLSAKENLLLVSEQGYGKRVPVGLFRLVNRGELGTQALQFKTATDSLVAMSKASSESEVMLVTSGERTVSLQMESVKILGKDGTGDRIAKLKAEEKILSVSVLAP encoded by the coding sequence ATGGCAAAACAGCTCAATTTACTTGCGACCGGTCAGGTCATCCCCACAGCTTTACATGCGGAGATGCAACGGTCTTATCTTGAATATGCCATGAGTGTGATTGTGGGACGGGCACTCCCCGACGTTCGGGACGGTCTCAAACCCGTTCATCGGCGGATTTTATATGCGATGCACGAATTAGGTTTAACACCAGATCGACCGTATCGCAAGTGCGCCCGTGTGGTGGGAGACGTTTTAGGCAAATATCACCCCCACGGTGACCAAGCCGTTTACGATGCGCTGGTGCGCCTCGTACAAGACTTTTCTTCTCGCTATCCACTGCTGGCGGGTCATGGCAACTTTGGTTCGGTGGACAATGACCCACCCGCCGCCATGCGTTATACCGAAACACGGTTGTCTTCGCTGGGTAATGAAGCACTCCTTTCCGAGATTGGTGAGGCAACTGTTGATTTTATCCCCAACTTCGATAGCTCTCAGCAAGAGCCAGTGGTGCTACCGGCTCAGTTGCCGGTATTACTGCTCAATGGTTGCTCTGGCATCGCCGTGGGGATGGCAACGAATATCCCTCCTCACAACTTGGGAGAGGTGGTAGATGGTTTGATTGCCTTAATTGACCATCCCAATTTATCTGACGAAAAATTATGGGAATTGATTCCAGGGCCGGATTTTCCCACCGGGGGGGAAATTGTCGAAAGCGGGGGCATTCGGGAGGCTTACAGTATCGGTCGGGGTAGCATTCCCGTGCGCGGGATCGTGCAACTAGAGGAAATTGCTGCGGGGCGAGGACGGCGTCAACAACGGCGAACCGCGATTGTCGTGACTGAACTCCCTTATCAGGTGAATAAGGCCGGTTGGATTGAGAAAGTGGCTGAACTGGTCAACCACGGGCGCATGGAAGGCATTGCGGACTTGCGGGATGAAAGCGATCGCTCCGGGATGCGCGTGGTGATTGAACTCAAACGAGACACCAATGCTCACCATGTCCTCAAGCAGTTGTACCAGCAAACCGCACTGCAAACGACCTTTGGCGCGATTATGCTGGCTTTAGTGGATAGACAACCCCGTCAGCTCAATTTACGCGAGTTATTAGAAGAATTTTTACAATTTAGAGAGCAGACGCTGACCCGGCAATATACCTATGAGCTAGAAGAAAACGAAACACGCCTTCACCTAGTTGATGGGTTAATTATTTGTCTGCAAGCCCTAGACGCCGTCATTGATATCCTCAGAAGCGCCCCAGATGGCACAACGGCAAAAACTTCTCTACAAAATCAGTTAAACATCAGTGAGGCTCAAGCCGATGCGATTTTATCCATGCCCATGCGACGGCTTACGGGTTTAGAACGGCAAAAATTACAGACAGAATTTGCAGAACTCACCGCCCGAATTGAGCAGTTGCGGCGATTACTCAGCGATCGTAACGAGTTGCTTAAAACCTTGAAGAAAGATTTGCGATCGCTCAAACGCAAATACGCCGATCCCCGCCGGACTAAAATTATCACCCAAGACGTGAAAGCCAAGGTGCAAGACGTTACTCCTCAGCTGTCACCCGCCAAGAGTAAAAAGTCAGAAGTTAAGAATCAAACCTCACCCGACAAAAGTCCCGCCTCAGAACCCGGAAATCAGGAGAAGGGAAACCGCAGGAAGCAGAAAAACTCCAACCCACCCACACTTCCCCTTCCTGAGCTTGTCGTTGAAGAAGAAGAAACCGTTTTAGAATTTACCCATCACGGGTGTGTACTGCGACAGCGTCCCTCAACGGCCTCAAAATCCAGCCAGTCCATGAAAAGAGGGAATGACTTTGTGGTTGAGTCTCTAACCACCGTCACACAGGCAGAATTAGTCGTAATCACGAGTGGTGGTAAAGCCTATCCCATCAAAGTGCGGGATATTCCACCCGCCGCAGGACTCCAGGCGGGAACTCCTTTGGTGAAATTGTTACCGGATGCGGTGCAATCTGAAACAGTCGTCGCTCACTATATCCTGCCGGATGATCCGGGTACCCTCTCCTTAATTTTGCTCACTCAGCAGGGGCGAATTAAGCGCTTACCCGCTTCTGAGTTGATGAACCTCACGGCACGGGGTACAACACCGATCAAGCTCAAGGATGACGATCAACTGCAATACGTGAGTCTGGCTCAACCGGGTGAGCAACTCGCCCTGGCAACGAGCAATGGACGGATTTTGCGTTTCGAGGTGAATGATGCTCAGTTACCCTTGATGGGGCGCAGTGCTCAAGGAAATCAAGCCTTGCGCTTGCAACGTCGAGAGCGGTTGGTGGGTTGTGTGACGCTGTCTGCCAAAGAAAACCTTTTACTGGTTTCTGAGCAAGGTTACGGAAAGCGCGTGCCCGTAGGTCTATTCCGGCTGGTCAATCGGGGCGAACTTGGGACTCAGGCTCTACAATTTAAGACGGCGACAGATAGTTTAGTGGCGATGAGCAAAGCTTCGTCTGAGTCTGAAGTCATGCTGGTGACGAGTGGTGAGCGGACGGTATCTTTACAGATGGAGTCCGTCAAAATATTGGGTAAAGATGGAACCGGCGATCGCATTGCTAAACTCAAGGCGGAAGAAAAAATTCTTTCGGTGAGTGTTTTAGCCCCATAA
- a CDS encoding ATP-binding cassette domain-containing protein, whose amino-acid sequence MRRINLTVNDGEFMVLVGPSGCGKSTLLRLIAGLEQMTGGNIWVNDRLVNDLPPKERDIAMVFQNYALYPHLTVYDNIAFGLRRTKRLSPESDIGSGEEPSEQEIPQWVEDFFVAMTRSLPKGLRYFSDKEKAVDEQVRRVAQLLQIEPLLHRLPKHLSGGQRQRVALGRAISRNPQVFLMDEPLSNLDAKLRAETRSQIVKLQRQLGTTTIYVTHDQTEAMTMGDRIAVMNQGQIQQLAPPLELYNHPANQFVAEFIGSPPMNFLSVQIKAPLLITHPQFRLTLPEVWAPVLKKYDGRSLTLGIRPEHLSVSVPAPKNLPVKVELVEALGNDTYLTVSLAQASPLQVRTAPDQLVQMGDQLWLSMVVDKIHFFDPQTGLAVRPNS is encoded by the coding sequence TTGCGGCGCATCAACCTAACGGTAAACGATGGCGAGTTTATGGTACTTGTTGGCCCTTCGGGTTGCGGCAAAAGTACCTTGCTGCGATTGATTGCGGGGTTGGAGCAAATGACGGGCGGCAATATCTGGGTGAACGATCGCTTAGTCAACGACCTCCCCCCCAAGGAACGAGACATTGCGATGGTGTTTCAGAACTATGCCCTATATCCCCATTTAACAGTCTATGACAACATTGCTTTTGGGCTACGACGCACGAAAAGGCTAAGTCCAGAATCCGACATTGGAAGTGGGGAAGAGCCATCTGAACAGGAGATTCCCCAGTGGGTTGAGGATTTCTTCGTGGCAATGACGCGATCGCTTCCCAAAGGACTCCGCTATTTTTCTGACAAGGAGAAAGCCGTTGATGAACAAGTCCGCCGCGTGGCGCAGTTGTTACAAATCGAGCCATTGCTGCACCGACTGCCCAAGCATTTATCTGGGGGACAACGGCAACGGGTGGCACTAGGACGGGCAATTTCTCGCAATCCTCAAGTGTTTTTGATGGATGAACCCCTCTCCAACTTAGATGCCAAACTCCGGGCGGAAACTCGCAGCCAAATTGTTAAACTTCAGCGGCAATTGGGAACAACCACAATCTATGTTACCCACGATCAAACCGAAGCGATGACAATGGGCGATCGCATCGCTGTGATGAACCAGGGACAAATCCAACAACTTGCTCCCCCACTGGAACTTTATAACCACCCCGCCAATCAGTTCGTGGCTGAATTCATCGGTTCTCCGCCGATGAACTTTCTCTCAGTCCAGATTAAAGCGCCGCTGTTAATTACCCATCCTCAGTTCCGTCTTACTCTCCCAGAAGTCTGGGCACCGGTTCTGAAAAAGTATGACGGACGTTCCCTCACTTTAGGCATTCGTCCAGAACATCTCAGCGTTAGTGTGCCTGCCCCCAAAAACCTACCCGTGAAAGTTGAGTTGGTAGAAGCGCTGGGGAACGACACCTATTTAACCGTGTCGCTAGCGCAGGCATCTCCTTTACAAGTGAGAACGGCACCCGATCAACTCGTTCAAATGGGCGATCAACTTTGGCTATCAATGGTAGTTGATAAGATTCATTTTTTTGACCCCCAAACAGGCTTGGCAGTTCGACCTAATTCATGA
- a CDS encoding FAD-dependent oxidoreductase yields the protein MSRSLPFRNLAHTLWIARYCQKHNISTSEGMERIAALEAIKSARRRSRREFLVDMGKLAVVGTTLGVASGRVHPTLAAPAPVAMNVAIVGAGLAGLACGYELKQKGINATLYEASNRLGGRCYSLGGAFPGSVTFPSQVVERGGEFIDNLHKTLLGYVREFKLDVEDLSKQPGEVFYYFNGQRYTESVVVDEFRKFVAAMRDDLRSLSVEPTADNYTEADRKLDLTTLQQYLDTRGAGNLIKAVIKSAYLGEYGLEIDRQSCLNFLLFIHADKRSKFRPFGVFSDERYHVIGGNQQIVEGLRSRLQGQIQVGKKLVAARKDSAGKVELTFNDGSSGKFDAVVFAIPFSTLREVDLHASLELPAEKRFAINNLVYGTNAKLMVGFTSRPWAALGSNGSSYADLPHLQSTWETNPSNANSNRAVLTDYISGNLGAGLNPNQVQQETSDFLNDLNRIFPGASAAARRNGNQVVAHLEHWPSNPLVKGSYTCNQPGYFTMIANNEGKPVGNLYFAGEHANSFYDWQGFMEGAAISGIDAAKQILSSVKGNQR from the coding sequence ATGAGTCGTTCGCTGCCCTTCCGCAACTTGGCACATACCCTGTGGATTGCCCGCTACTGCCAAAAGCACAACATCTCCACCAGCGAGGGGATGGAGCGCATAGCAGCCCTAGAAGCCATAAAGTCAGCACGACGCCGAAGCAGACGGGAATTTCTAGTGGATATGGGTAAGCTAGCGGTAGTGGGTACGACACTGGGCGTAGCTTCCGGACGGGTGCATCCCACTCTGGCTGCACCAGCACCTGTGGCTATGAATGTAGCCATTGTGGGGGCGGGATTGGCAGGGCTAGCTTGTGGTTACGAACTCAAGCAGAAGGGAATTAATGCGACTCTCTACGAAGCCAGCAACCGATTGGGTGGGCGCTGCTACTCCCTGGGTGGTGCCTTCCCAGGAAGTGTTACGTTTCCCAGCCAGGTTGTTGAGCGAGGGGGAGAGTTTATCGATAACCTGCACAAGACTTTGTTGGGATACGTGCGGGAGTTCAAACTGGATGTAGAGGATTTGTCCAAGCAACCAGGGGAAGTTTTTTACTACTTTAATGGTCAACGCTATACAGAGTCAGTGGTTGTTGATGAATTCCGCAAGTTTGTTGCTGCTATGCGGGATGACTTGCGATCGCTTTCTGTAGAACCCACAGCCGACAACTATACTGAAGCTGACCGCAAACTCGACTTGACCACTCTCCAACAATACCTGGATACTCGTGGGGCGGGAAATCTGATTAAGGCTGTAATTAAATCGGCCTACCTTGGGGAATACGGCTTAGAAATTGATCGTCAAAGCTGCCTCAATTTTCTCCTATTTATCCATGCGGATAAGCGATCGAAATTTAGACCGTTTGGCGTGTTTAGCGACGAACGCTATCACGTTATCGGAGGTAACCAGCAAATTGTTGAAGGCTTACGCAGCCGACTTCAAGGGCAAATTCAGGTGGGGAAAAAGCTGGTAGCCGCCCGCAAGGACAGTGCAGGCAAAGTTGAGCTGACGTTTAATGATGGTTCTAGCGGAAAGTTTGACGCCGTTGTCTTTGCCATTCCCTTCTCAACTCTGCGGGAAGTTGATCTACATGCCAGCCTCGAACTGCCTGCCGAAAAGCGCTTTGCCATCAACAATCTAGTCTACGGAACCAACGCCAAGCTAATGGTTGGCTTTACTAGTCGTCCGTGGGCAGCCCTAGGTAGTAATGGTTCGTCCTACGCCGACTTGCCACACCTGCAAAGCACTTGGGAAACTAACCCCAGCAATGCTAATAGCAATCGAGCTGTATTGACTGATTACATAAGCGGCAACTTGGGTGCAGGGCTTAATCCTAACCAGGTTCAGCAGGAGACGAGTGACTTTCTCAACGACCTCAACCGCATCTTTCCCGGTGCATCAGCCGCCGCAAGGCGTAATGGCAATCAGGTGGTAGCCCATTTGGAGCATTGGCCTTCCAACCCTTTGGTGAAGGGAAGTTACACCTGTAACCAACCTGGTTATTTTACTATGATCGCCAATAATGAAGGCAAGCCCGTTGGCAATCTCTACTTTGCGGGCGAACATGCTAACTCATTCTATGACTGGCAGGGTTTCATGGAAGGGGCTGCGATCTCCGGCATTGATGCTGCGAAGCAAATCCTCAGTAGTGTTAAAGGGAACCAACGTTGA
- a CDS encoding chlorophyll a/b-binding protein — protein sequence MQQSNTPPITNPEERNAWKSGFTPQAEIWNGRLAMIGFVAALLTELLANQGVLHFWGLM from the coding sequence ATGCAACAATCAAACACTCCTCCAATCACCAATCCTGAAGAGCGCAATGCTTGGAAGTCTGGTTTTACACCTCAAGCGGAAATCTGGAATGGTCGCCTCGCGATGATTGGCTTTGTCGCTGCGTTGTTGACTGAGCTATTAGCGAACCAAGGTGTACTGCACTTCTGGGGCTTAATGTAA
- a CDS encoding chlorophyll a/b-binding protein, with protein sequence MTKTPNAPITNPEDRNAVKFGFTPQAEIWNGRLAMLGFVIAIAIELFSNQGVLHFWGLQ encoded by the coding sequence ATGACTAAAACACCAAACGCACCAATTACAAACCCCGAAGACCGTAACGCTGTCAAGTTCGGCTTCACTCCTCAAGCAGAAATTTGGAATGGACGCTTGGCAATGCTTGGTTTTGTCATTGCCATAGCAATTGAATTGTTCTCAAATCAAGGTGTTCTACACTTTTGGGGACTCCAATAG
- the gatB gene encoding Asp-tRNA(Asn)/Glu-tRNA(Gln) amidotransferase subunit GatB, with amino-acid sequence MTTAAPVKTQYEAIIGLETHCQLSTQTKIFSSSSTEFGGTPNTNIDPICLGLPGVLPVLNQKVLEYAVKAGLALNSQIAPYSKFDRKQYFYPDLPKNYQISQFDLPIAERGWLEIELPDEAGNPIRKRIGITRLHMEEDAGKLVHAGSDRLSGSTYSLVDYNRAGIALIEIVSEPDMRSGQEAAEYAQELRRIMRYIGVSDGNMQEGSLRCDVNISVRPVGQEEFGTKVEIKNMNSFNAIQKAIEYEIERQIAAVEAGERIIQETRLWEEGSQRTISMRVKEGSSDYRYFPEPDLPPIEVSKEQLEQWGSELPELPAQKRHRYESELGLSAYDARVLTDDRQVAEYFEAAVATGANAKQTANWVMGDIAAYLNTEKVAIAEIALKPTTLAELINLIEDGTISGKIAKDILPELLSQGGSAKELVERKGLIQISDSSQLEAIIDEVIAANPKELEQYRNGKTKLQGFFVGQVMKQTSGRADPKLTNQILSKKLNG; translated from the coding sequence ATGACCACTGCTGCACCGGTTAAAACTCAGTATGAAGCAATTATTGGTCTAGAAACCCATTGTCAACTGAGTACCCAAACCAAAATTTTCTCTTCTTCCTCTACAGAATTCGGTGGGACTCCGAATACAAACATCGATCCAATTTGTTTGGGACTGCCTGGAGTATTGCCCGTCCTGAATCAAAAGGTACTGGAGTACGCTGTAAAAGCAGGTTTAGCCCTGAATAGCCAGATTGCCCCCTACAGTAAGTTTGACCGGAAACAGTATTTTTATCCTGATCTGCCCAAAAATTACCAGATTTCTCAATTCGACTTACCGATTGCCGAACGCGGCTGGCTGGAAATTGAACTCCCTGATGAGGCGGGTAACCCCATTCGCAAAAGGATTGGTATCACTCGTCTTCACATGGAGGAAGATGCGGGAAAATTGGTTCACGCGGGGAGTGACAGGCTTTCCGGTTCCACTTACTCCCTCGTCGATTACAACCGTGCAGGTATAGCCCTGATCGAAATTGTCTCAGAACCCGATATGCGTTCTGGGCAAGAAGCGGCAGAATATGCTCAGGAACTGCGCCGGATTATGCGCTACATCGGTGTCAGCGACGGGAATATGCAAGAAGGTTCGCTGCGCTGCGATGTGAATATTTCCGTGCGCCCCGTGGGACAGGAGGAGTTTGGCACCAAAGTCGAAATCAAAAATATGAACTCCTTCAACGCCATCCAAAAGGCGATCGAGTACGAAATTGAGCGGCAAATCGCGGCGGTTGAAGCGGGAGAGCGCATTATTCAAGAAACTCGCCTGTGGGAAGAAGGCAGCCAGCGCACGATTAGTATGCGGGTAAAGGAAGGCTCCAGCGATTATCGCTACTTCCCCGAACCCGATTTACCTCCAATTGAGGTATCTAAAGAGCAACTAGAGCAATGGGGTAGTGAACTCCCCGAACTTCCTGCTCAGAAACGGCATCGTTATGAAAGCGAACTGGGGCTTTCTGCCTATGATGCTCGCGTGCTAACGGACGATCGCCAAGTGGCAGAGTATTTTGAAGCGGCTGTTGCTACGGGCGCTAATGCTAAACAAACGGCTAACTGGGTGATGGGAGACATTGCGGCTTATCTCAATACAGAGAAAGTGGCGATCGCAGAAATTGCCCTCAAGCCAACGACCCTTGCAGAACTGATCAACTTGATTGAAGACGGCACCATTAGCGGTAAGATTGCCAAAGACATTTTACCTGAACTGCTCTCTCAAGGGGGTTCGGCTAAAGAATTGGTGGAGCGTAAGGGTCTGATCCAAATCTCTGACTCTAGTCAACTCGAAGCCATTATCGATGAAGTGATTGCGGCTAATCCCAAGGAGCTAGAACAATATCGCAATGGCAAAACCAAGCTCCAAGGCTTCTTTGTCGGGCAAGTTATGAAGCAAACCAGTGGGCGGGCTGATCCTAAGCTGACTAACCAAATCTTGAGTAAGAAGCTCAATGGCTAA
- the argJ gene encoding bifunctional ornithine acetyltransferase/N-acetylglutamate synthase, with amino-acid sequence MSDWQEITGGVTAPRGYRAAGITAGLKPSGLPDLALILSDVDAIAAGVFTTNQVCAAPVEYCRQRLQAKASARAVLVNAGQANAATGEQGRQDSLESAKALGQALNIPPESILIASTGVIGQRIRMDALLSGIPQLVAAASETGSDSAARSIMTTDLVPKSIALETTIGDRTVRVGGICKGSGMIHPNMATLLAFVTCDATVSTTLWQQMLSRAADKSFNQITVDGDTSTNDTLIALANGQSRTAAITEMGPEAEKLEAMLTAVCQHLAKAIARDGEGATCLIEVQVSGAGDDKAARQIARSIAGSSLVKSAIFGRDPNWGRIAAAAGYAGVPFEQENLRIQLGDFLMMENGQPLPFDRAAASNYLKQAAAGAYLKEDTVLISVSVGNGHGTGNAWGCDLSYDYVKINAEYTT; translated from the coding sequence ATGTCAGACTGGCAAGAAATTACAGGTGGTGTCACAGCTCCCAGAGGATATCGAGCGGCAGGAATTACTGCTGGACTGAAACCTTCAGGGCTTCCTGATTTAGCATTGATTTTGTCAGATGTAGATGCGATCGCAGCGGGTGTGTTCACAACCAATCAAGTTTGCGCCGCCCCTGTAGAGTATTGCCGTCAACGATTGCAAGCTAAAGCCAGTGCTCGTGCCGTCTTGGTTAATGCGGGACAAGCGAATGCAGCAACAGGTGAGCAAGGCAGGCAAGATAGCCTGGAAAGTGCCAAAGCTTTGGGGCAAGCGCTGAATATTCCACCCGAATCAATTTTGATCGCTTCGACGGGTGTGATTGGGCAACGCATTCGCATGGATGCCCTATTGTCAGGAATTCCTCAACTTGTCGCCGCCGCCTCAGAAACGGGTTCAGATTCAGCAGCACGCTCAATTATGACTACAGATTTAGTCCCCAAATCGATCGCCCTGGAAACTACTATTGGCGATCGCACCGTGCGAGTGGGTGGCATTTGTAAAGGTTCCGGCATGATTCATCCGAACATGGCAACCCTGCTGGCATTTGTTACTTGCGATGCTACTGTCTCTACTACCTTGTGGCAGCAGATGTTGAGTCGAGCAGCGGATAAAAGTTTCAACCAAATTACGGTTGATGGAGATACCAGTACCAACGATACGTTAATTGCTCTGGCAAATGGTCAATCCCGGACAGCCGCCATTACCGAGATGGGGCCAGAAGCGGAAAAATTGGAGGCGATGCTAACAGCGGTTTGTCAACACTTGGCAAAAGCGATCGCACGGGATGGAGAAGGCGCAACTTGTTTAATTGAAGTACAAGTTTCGGGTGCAGGCGATGACAAAGCAGCGCGTCAAATTGCCAGAAGTATTGCTGGCTCATCTTTAGTTAAATCGGCGATATTTGGTCGCGATCCAAATTGGGGTAGAATTGCCGCCGCCGCAGGTTATGCGGGAGTGCCGTTTGAGCAAGAAAATCTCAGAATTCAGTTGGGGGATTTCTTGATGATGGAAAATGGTCAACCCCTTCCTTTTGACCGTGCAGCAGCTAGTAATTATCTGAAACAAGCAGCAGCAGGTGCGTATTTGAAAGAGGATACGGTTTTAATTTCCGTTAGTGTTGGCAATGGACATGGTACGGGTAATGCTTGGGGTTGTGACTTGAGTTATGACTACGTGAAAATTAACGCGGAATATACGACTTAA
- a CDS encoding adenylate kinase — translation MLSSSYNQRISVVGTSGSGKTTLARQISQYLAIPHIELDALHWEPNWTEAPINIFQKRVEQSLSTNSWVVDGNYSKIRPLIWSRANTVVWLDYSLPIIMGRLLQRTWRRVVMQEELWSGNRETWQQTFSRDSILLWALKTYRSNRNKYPLLLAQPEYIHLKVVHLHSPKATGTWLANLTV, via the coding sequence ATGCTGTCCTCCAGTTACAATCAGCGAATTTCTGTAGTTGGCACATCTGGCTCAGGTAAAACAACCTTGGCGCGTCAAATTTCCCAATATCTTGCTATTCCCCATATAGAACTCGATGCACTCCACTGGGAACCGAATTGGACAGAAGCACCAATTAATATTTTCCAAAAACGTGTAGAACAGTCGCTAAGTACTAATAGCTGGGTTGTTGATGGCAATTACAGCAAAATACGCCCGCTCATCTGGAGTCGGGCTAATACAGTTGTCTGGCTCGACTATTCTCTACCCATTATTATGGGGCGACTGTTACAGCGAACGTGGCGACGAGTTGTGATGCAAGAGGAACTTTGGAGTGGAAACCGGGAGACATGGCAACAAACATTCAGCCGTGATTCCATCTTGCTGTGGGCGCTAAAGACTTATCGCAGCAATCGAAACAAGTATCCCCTTCTTTTGGCTCAGCCTGAGTATATCCATCTCAAGGTAGTGCATTTACATTCACCTAAAGCTACAGGTACTTGGCTGGCAAATTTGACAGTATAA
- a CDS encoding methyltransferase domain-containing protein has translation MATILRTWSYKYQWLYDGISRLAAISVGGEVRFHQLPLQGLTISLDSQVLDLCCGSGQATQFLVQYSQDVTGLDVSPVSLQRAKRNVPQAKYVEALAEEMPFPDAQFDLVHTSVAMHEMAPSILRQIIQEVYRVLKPGGVFALVDFHKPTNVLFWPGLSMFLWLFETKTAWQLLETDLVSLLKETGFEVFDHRLQAGGSLQVIQAKK, from the coding sequence GTGGCAACTATTTTAAGGACTTGGAGTTATAAATACCAGTGGCTATATGATGGCATCTCTCGCCTAGCCGCTATTAGCGTAGGTGGAGAAGTGCGATTTCACCAGCTCCCCTTGCAGGGCTTAACGATTTCTTTAGATTCTCAGGTTTTAGATCTGTGTTGTGGTAGTGGTCAAGCTACCCAGTTTTTAGTGCAATACTCACAGGATGTTACGGGATTGGATGTCTCGCCTGTATCCCTGCAACGAGCAAAGCGGAATGTTCCTCAAGCCAAGTATGTGGAAGCCTTAGCTGAAGAGATGCCGTTTCCTGATGCACAATTCGATTTAGTGCATACCAGTGTGGCTATGCATGAAATGGCACCCTCTATACTGCGACAAATTATTCAGGAAGTTTACCGAGTGCTGAAGCCAGGAGGTGTGTTTGCGCTGGTGGATTTTCATAAGCCGACCAATGTTCTATTTTGGCCTGGATTATCAATGTTTCTGTGGTTATTTGAGACAAAAACCGCTTGGCAGTTATTGGAAACGGATTTAGTGAGTTTGCTCAAAGAAACAGGGTTTGAAGTATTTGATCATCGTTTGCAAGCGGGTGGCAGCCTTCAGGTGATTCAGGCCAAGAAGTGA